In Paenibacillus sp. BIC5C1, a genomic segment contains:
- a CDS encoding 3-oxoacyl-[acyl-carrier-protein] synthase III C-terminal domain-containing protein, protein MAGIRIVDIDIYHPTNKVGNDFYIEHFDARGVDIRGLLKALGRDTRYKIDNDDENSLSMAFEAASNLLEKTGLTGADIDLIAYASQTPEYIFPTNSLMIHRLINGASHTICIDSNANCAGMTAAFEQVSRQMLGNPRIRRALIIGSDYIAPHASPDDPVYFANFGDAAAAVIVERDEQAVGFIDSIYQTDTCVYGNSLFPAQGLAKLGQTGVDAGAFHVKFIPFDDSICVGAASDSIRTLLSRNEIGADAIKAACFSQLSIGNIRAVSENIGISEDIAVYIGDEFGYTSTSSPFIALHRAITSGQIQRGDKVLFWTVGAGWQNVAMVVEY, encoded by the coding sequence ATGGCTGGAATTCGTATTGTAGATATCGATATCTATCACCCAACGAACAAGGTGGGCAATGACTTTTATATTGAACATTTTGATGCAAGAGGTGTAGATATTCGGGGATTGTTAAAGGCACTTGGGCGTGATACACGTTACAAAATTGACAACGATGATGAAAACTCACTAAGCATGGCCTTTGAGGCCGCCAGTAATTTGCTCGAAAAGACCGGACTCACAGGTGCCGATATCGATCTGATTGCTTATGCAAGTCAAACGCCGGAATACATCTTTCCTACGAATTCCTTAATGATTCATCGCCTAATTAACGGGGCATCCCATACGATCTGCATTGACAGCAATGCAAACTGTGCGGGCATGACCGCCGCCTTTGAACAAGTTAGTCGTCAGATGCTGGGTAATCCCAGAATTCGTCGTGCTTTGATTATTGGCTCGGATTACATCGCTCCTCACGCCAGTCCAGACGATCCTGTGTACTTCGCGAACTTTGGGGACGCAGCAGCAGCTGTCATTGTTGAACGGGACGAGCAGGCAGTCGGTTTTATTGACTCGATCTATCAGACTGATACCTGTGTGTACGGCAATTCTCTCTTCCCGGCACAAGGTCTTGCAAAACTGGGCCAAACCGGTGTTGACGCAGGTGCCTTCCATGTAAAATTCATACCGTTTGATGATTCCATCTGTGTAGGCGCTGCCTCTGATTCGATTCGAACTTTGCTAAGTCGTAATGAAATCGGAGCAGATGCGATCAAAGCCGCTTGTTTCTCCCAATTATCCATTGGCAATATACGTGCTGTATCCGAGAACATTGGCATTAGCGAAGATATTGCCGTCTACATCGGAGATGAGTTCGGTTACACCTCAACCAGCAGCCCGTTCATTGCATTGCATCGAGCCATAACATCCGGCCAAATTCAGCGTGGTGATAAAGTGCTGTTCTGGACCGTTGGCGCTGGATGGCAAAATGTTGCCATGGTCGTTGAATACTGA
- a CDS encoding methyl-accepting chemotaxis protein — MKKHRTFKIFYKIGLGYLLVLAVLAGCILLIQNSTSKLQSELDFLVDHDMNVHALTYEIEKNMVDMETGQRGYVITAQENYLDPYTHGKEQMIVLKDQLATLISDNPSQLKLLEDIHKTMEHWIQIAGEPIVALRQADDLPSIRQFFTTDPGKQDMDQIRQSLSTFRTNELALTETRTEELKQKNKVLNWELYGALFLVALISVIAALVLSRSIVRNIRAVTHALNDIGSSNGDLTLRIATPMKDETRELAEAANTMLLGLQQMMLDIQSNATILSTASDRLDKGVSDNHIAGKEVATAMERVAEGADEQVALTQTMVAAMEQSLIGLNRVAATTADVAERAVRTESIAVDGQQRIDNAVGKITFIEQSFLSVQEAINEISEMSDQVINIADSMSGIARQTNLLALNAGIEAARAGEHGRGFAVVASEIRNLADQSATSAKEITSILETVVTGVQNTAQVVDESTLHVNEGLRTIEDAGHAFTNITQHIHDLSGEVQDVSAVVEQLTSGSETVMKSINEVSAVVEDTASATEEVSAMTEEQLASLQEMTDTSKQLNEMSDALDQLVNRFKLS; from the coding sequence ATGAAAAAGCACAGAACCTTCAAAATTTTTTATAAGATTGGTTTGGGCTATTTGCTCGTACTCGCTGTTTTGGCGGGTTGCATTCTTTTGATCCAGAACAGTACCAGCAAACTTCAAAGCGAATTGGATTTTCTCGTAGATCACGATATGAATGTACACGCCCTGACTTATGAGATTGAAAAGAACATGGTGGATATGGAAACAGGCCAACGGGGTTACGTAATTACAGCGCAGGAAAATTACCTTGATCCGTATACCCATGGAAAAGAACAGATGATTGTACTTAAGGATCAACTCGCTACCTTGATCTCGGACAACCCCTCACAGCTGAAGCTGTTGGAAGATATACATAAGACCATGGAACACTGGATTCAAATCGCAGGAGAACCGATTGTTGCGCTACGCCAGGCCGATGATCTACCTTCGATCCGACAATTTTTCACGACAGATCCTGGTAAACAGGATATGGACCAAATTCGGCAATCCCTGAGTACATTCCGAACCAATGAACTGGCTCTGACTGAAACCCGTACAGAAGAACTGAAACAAAAAAACAAGGTGCTCAACTGGGAGTTGTACGGAGCATTGTTCCTTGTTGCCTTAATCTCAGTCATCGCTGCATTAGTCCTGTCCCGGTCTATTGTAAGGAACATCCGTGCAGTGACACATGCACTGAATGATATCGGCTCCTCCAATGGTGATCTGACCTTGCGAATTGCCACTCCGATGAAAGACGAGACACGGGAATTGGCTGAAGCTGCCAATACCATGCTCCTGGGACTGCAGCAAATGATGCTCGACATTCAAAGTAATGCCACCATTCTGAGTACAGCCTCCGATCGACTGGATAAAGGCGTTTCTGATAATCATATCGCTGGAAAAGAGGTGGCCACGGCCATGGAGCGAGTCGCAGAAGGTGCCGATGAACAAGTTGCCCTCACTCAGACCATGGTCGCTGCGATGGAACAATCGCTCATCGGACTTAATCGGGTAGCGGCTACAACTGCCGACGTGGCTGAACGTGCCGTACGTACCGAATCCATCGCCGTTGATGGACAGCAGCGTATCGATAATGCTGTTGGGAAAATAACGTTCATTGAACAATCCTTCTTGTCTGTACAGGAAGCCATTAACGAAATCTCAGAAATGTCTGATCAAGTTATTAACATTGCCGATTCCATGTCAGGAATTGCAAGACAAACGAACTTACTCGCACTCAATGCTGGAATTGAAGCTGCTCGCGCAGGGGAACATGGACGTGGATTTGCTGTCGTTGCCTCTGAAATCCGCAATCTGGCAGATCAAAGTGCCACGTCAGCGAAAGAAATTACAAGCATATTGGAAACTGTTGTAACCGGAGTCCAAAACACGGCGCAGGTTGTGGACGAAAGTACACTCCATGTCAACGAAGGATTACGGACGATTGAAGATGCAGGGCATGCATTCACAAATATTACCCAGCACATTCATGATCTCAGCGGTGAAGTTCAGGACGTATCCGCTGTAGTGGAACAACTGACATCCGGCAGTGAAACGGTGATGAAGTCCATTAACGAAGTATCCGCCGTAGTTGAGGATACCGCATCAGCCACAGAAGAAGTATCAGCTATGACCGAAGAACAACTTGCTTCACTACAGGAAATGACAGACACCTCCAAGCAGTTAAACGAAATGTCCGATGCACTTGATCAACTGGTTAACCGATTCAAATTGTCTTGA
- a CDS encoding YheC/YheD family protein, with amino-acid sequence MSLQDDFRPVIAILTMHDDQRMFRGNQQNFLDIVQTGENMGYVVYVVTVRDLNVSGPTVKGYTYNKGIGRWTSQSFPLPHVLYNRIPNREDERKPSVQRKIEECMHSGIELYNPFFFNKWNLFEWLKKSKSTQQLIPYTRRMRTATALGTVLRSYPYLYLKPESGKAGKGIMMLKFQEKERLPYRLKIQSTRKSTTYKASTLSKLWARIRKETGHTPYIMQQGIELASSHKRPFDLRVLVQKNGKGQWSVTGVGARLAGSRSITTHVPRGGTVEDPEKLLTDLFGEEMSTSLMKRVKSTSLLIARQVERGSGHILGEMSMDLGVDDLGEIWFFEANAKPMKFDEPQIRRRSLERIFQYSAYLARQSKR; translated from the coding sequence ATGAGCTTGCAGGATGATTTTAGACCCGTTATTGCCATCTTGACCATGCATGATGATCAACGGATGTTCAGAGGAAACCAACAAAACTTCCTGGATATTGTGCAGACGGGCGAAAATATGGGATATGTGGTGTACGTCGTGACTGTAAGAGATTTAAACGTGAGCGGCCCCACTGTGAAAGGATACACGTACAATAAAGGGATTGGGAGATGGACTTCACAGTCCTTCCCCCTCCCCCATGTGCTCTACAATCGGATCCCCAACCGGGAAGATGAACGCAAGCCTTCAGTACAGCGCAAAATTGAGGAATGTATGCATTCCGGAATCGAACTGTATAACCCGTTTTTCTTCAATAAATGGAATTTGTTCGAATGGCTCAAGAAATCCAAGTCTACCCAGCAGCTGATTCCCTATACACGCCGAATGCGAACAGCAACCGCTCTGGGGACGGTGCTGCGATCGTATCCTTACCTGTATCTGAAACCAGAGAGCGGCAAGGCTGGCAAAGGAATCATGATGCTCAAGTTCCAGGAAAAAGAACGGCTTCCTTACCGGCTTAAAATACAGAGCACCCGCAAAAGCACCACGTACAAAGCATCTACCCTTTCCAAGTTGTGGGCAAGAATTCGCAAGGAAACTGGACACACGCCCTATATCATGCAACAGGGTATTGAGCTAGCATCGTCCCATAAGCGTCCATTCGATCTGCGGGTACTTGTGCAGAAAAACGGAAAAGGACAGTGGAGCGTAACCGGTGTTGGCGCCCGTCTCGCCGGGTCTCGAAGCATTACGACCCACGTTCCGCGTGGAGGTACGGTGGAGGACCCTGAGAAGTTGCTAACCGATCTGTTCGGGGAAGAAATGTCGACTTCACTGATGAAGCGGGTAAAGTCCACTTCATTGTTGATCGCAAGACAAGTGGAACGAGGTTCGGGTCATATCCTTGGCGAGATGTCCATGGACCTGGGTGTTGACGATCTTGGAGAGATCTGGTTCTTTGAAGCAAACGCGAAACCAATGAAGTTTGATGAACCGCAGATTCGACGGAGGTCGCTGGAACGCATTTTTCAGTACAGCGCCTACCTTGCCCGTCAATCGAAACGATGA
- a CDS encoding HAD hydrolase-like protein, with protein sequence MTKETVLRKPEAMIFDMDGTLFQTETLLLPAYHQLFDTLRAEGHFEGETPPEERMLGSLGMLLEDIWKVVMPEASVAAHRRADELLLQLEIEGLDGGSSQLYPQVKETLQALKEQGVRLFVASNGLEDYVKGVAFAHEIMPLFEGVYSAGQYKTPSKVNLVQILLEKHRIQDAWMVGDRSSDVEAGKMNNQTVIGCAYAGFGRDEELAGSDVLISDFTELLRLYREAE encoded by the coding sequence ATGACAAAAGAGACGGTATTGCGTAAACCGGAAGCGATGATTTTTGATATGGATGGTACTTTGTTTCAGACGGAAACTCTGTTGTTGCCAGCCTATCATCAGCTGTTTGATACATTGCGGGCCGAAGGGCATTTTGAAGGAGAGACTCCTCCTGAAGAACGAATGCTGGGAAGCCTGGGGATGTTGCTAGAAGATATATGGAAAGTGGTTATGCCTGAAGCTTCAGTTGCGGCCCATCGACGTGCAGACGAACTGCTGCTTCAGTTGGAGATTGAAGGGCTCGATGGGGGTAGCTCGCAGCTGTACCCGCAAGTCAAAGAGACGTTGCAAGCGTTGAAAGAACAGGGCGTAAGGTTGTTTGTGGCCAGTAACGGGCTGGAGGACTATGTTAAAGGTGTGGCCTTTGCCCATGAGATCATGCCGCTCTTTGAAGGTGTGTATAGTGCAGGACAGTACAAGACCCCTTCCAAAGTGAATTTGGTTCAGATTCTGCTTGAGAAGCATCGGATTCAGGATGCGTGGATGGTTGGGGATCGTTCTTCGGATGTGGAAGCAGGCAAAATGAACAACCAGACCGTCATCGGCTGTGCTTATGCAGGATTTGGACGGGACGAAGAACTTGCAGGATCAGATGTACTGATCTCTGATTTTACGGAACTGCTTCGTTTGTATAGGGAAGCCGAATAG
- a CDS encoding carboxymuconolactone decarboxylase family protein: MSEQVTQGLERFAKLSGEYGAKALAPIKDQFPELAEFIMGTAYGDIFQRTTITDQWKEVAIISSLISQGQYEQLGVHYAMALSVGVTVDQLKGILLHLAPCVGAPRIISAFNILLATLDEIQ; this comes from the coding sequence ATGAGTGAACAAGTGACTCAAGGATTGGAGCGTTTTGCAAAGCTTTCCGGTGAATATGGTGCAAAAGCACTGGCACCGATTAAGGATCAGTTCCCTGAGCTCGCCGAGTTTATTATGGGAACAGCTTACGGGGATATTTTTCAGCGTACAACCATCACCGATCAATGGAAGGAAGTTGCGATTATCTCCTCACTGATCTCACAGGGCCAGTATGAGCAGTTGGGGGTTCATTATGCGATGGCGCTAAGTGTCGGTGTAACCGTGGATCAGCTCAAAGGAATTTTGCTGCATCTGGCACCTTGTGTTGGTGCCCCACGAATCATCAGTGCTTTTAATATATTGCTCGCTACATTGGATGAAATCCAATAA
- a CDS encoding YheC/YheD family protein, translated as MSLTFCNLHFTQQPDKVVYVSNALMKSLNLSGKKTIHLRFGRDRVPATIKPIKKAGKHLYLASGIRNLMNVPKRGSIYLRNLQNDEVQLGPLIGVLSDGPASGSNPFGSRTGFIKQLLREGSRKSYIYAFTPRDINWQNETVSGFFLNDNGSFSRKTVPLPDVVYNRLPSRRSDFSPAINQLRERFIRRKIPFFNWSFFNKSDIYKLLENDPAAGRYIPESITNPTVEQMKEMLERHQFVYYKPTAGSLGNGIYRLTYSPKRGYFARYRKKGGNALLRFGSFNSLMRMLQGRHGKQLRGYVVQQGIRLIEIDECPIDFRFHMHKNGNNQWVVVGIGAKKAGRGSVTTHIKNGGSLMTPEQALSRNFGDRAGEVLQHAKSVAITLAQAIETQHQHLIGEIGFDLGIDQEEHVWMFEANAKPGRSIFRHPSLRLEGKSSVEHILEHCLYLSKFRKRDGI; from the coding sequence ATGAGTTTGACCTTTTGCAATCTGCATTTCACACAGCAACCGGATAAAGTGGTTTATGTATCCAACGCATTAATGAAAAGCCTAAATCTATCCGGCAAAAAAACGATTCATCTGCGGTTTGGCCGTGACCGGGTGCCCGCAACCATCAAACCAATCAAAAAGGCTGGCAAACATCTCTATCTCGCTTCGGGCATACGCAATCTGATGAACGTTCCGAAACGGGGCAGCATCTACCTCCGCAACTTGCAGAACGATGAAGTCCAGTTGGGTCCACTGATCGGCGTGCTGTCTGACGGACCTGCGTCTGGCTCCAACCCGTTTGGTTCCCGTACCGGTTTTATCAAACAACTGCTCCGAGAAGGCAGCCGTAAATCCTATATTTATGCGTTCACTCCAAGAGATATCAACTGGCAGAACGAAACAGTGTCCGGTTTTTTCCTTAACGACAATGGAAGCTTCAGTCGCAAAACCGTACCTCTGCCAGACGTTGTGTATAACCGATTACCCAGCCGCCGCTCTGACTTCTCACCAGCGATCAACCAACTGCGGGAGCGATTCATCCGGCGCAAGATCCCTTTCTTCAATTGGAGTTTCTTCAACAAGTCAGATATTTATAAACTGCTGGAGAATGACCCGGCAGCAGGACGTTATATTCCTGAATCCATCACCAATCCGACGGTAGAACAGATGAAAGAAATGCTGGAACGCCATCAGTTTGTCTATTACAAACCTACAGCAGGAAGTCTGGGTAACGGGATATATCGATTAACCTATTCGCCCAAACGTGGATATTTCGCCCGTTATCGCAAAAAAGGCGGAAACGCCCTGCTTCGTTTTGGTTCATTCAACAGTCTGATGCGCATGCTTCAAGGCAGACATGGCAAACAGCTTCGCGGTTATGTCGTTCAACAGGGTATACGGCTTATTGAGATCGACGAATGCCCGATTGATTTCCGCTTTCACATGCATAAAAATGGAAACAACCAATGGGTAGTCGTCGGCATTGGCGCCAAGAAGGCTGGTCGAGGTAGCGTAACGACACATATCAAAAATGGCGGTTCCTTGATGACCCCTGAGCAGGCGCTCAGCCGCAACTTTGGCGACCGAGCGGGAGAAGTGCTCCAGCATGCCAAATCCGTCGCTATTACACTGGCCCAGGCGATTGAAACCCAGCACCAGCATCTGATTGGTGAGATTGGCTTTGATCTGGGCATTGATCAGGAGGAACATGTATGGATGTTCGAAGCGAACGCCAAACCCGGCCGCTCCATTTTCCGTCACCCTTCTCTCCGACTGGAGGGAAAATCGTCGGTGGAGCACATCCTGGAACATTGCCTGTATTTGAGCAAATTCCGGAAGAGAGACGGCATTTGA
- a CDS encoding Gfo/Idh/MocA family protein, translating into MTTIKMAVIGLGKMGLHMIHQATEAELSKKVEIVAVCDASEENLASFASSHPETKTYTDFKRLLDTHTVDLLYIAVPPKYHYAVVMEALKREIHVFCEKPLANSVGEAKAMLEAAEKADVVHAIHFSMPHESSVVKLQELIRQETIGEIRKIDLILQFPQWPRAWQQNAWITSREQGGFILEVGIHWIHMIHKVFGAIRVINSQVQFPENKDECEHEVHAAMELEDGTRIQLNGIAHFAGEERVSMVVYGTEGTIALENWDQLWRGRVGEPLVPVEVDESLSQLPVLKHVIARIQGQPAKIYDFNDGYHAQLVLEALRNPDQF; encoded by the coding sequence ATGACAACGATAAAAATGGCCGTAATTGGACTGGGTAAAATGGGATTACATATGATACATCAGGCGACAGAGGCAGAACTATCCAAAAAAGTAGAGATTGTAGCGGTATGCGATGCCAGCGAGGAAAATTTGGCCTCGTTTGCATCCTCTCATCCTGAGACGAAAACGTATACAGATTTCAAGCGATTACTAGACACACATACGGTTGATCTGCTGTACATTGCCGTTCCGCCTAAATATCACTATGCCGTCGTTATGGAGGCACTAAAGCGCGAGATTCATGTATTCTGTGAGAAACCACTGGCAAACAGCGTGGGGGAAGCCAAAGCAATGCTGGAGGCAGCCGAGAAGGCCGATGTAGTACATGCAATCCATTTTTCCATGCCACATGAATCATCAGTAGTGAAACTGCAAGAGCTGATCCGTCAGGAAACGATTGGCGAGATTCGCAAAATTGATCTGATCCTGCAATTTCCTCAGTGGCCACGAGCGTGGCAGCAAAATGCATGGATTACCAGCCGTGAGCAGGGTGGATTTATTCTTGAAGTGGGAATCCACTGGATTCATATGATCCATAAAGTGTTTGGTGCTATTAGGGTGATTAACAGTCAGGTTCAATTTCCTGAAAATAAAGATGAATGTGAACATGAAGTTCATGCTGCGATGGAGCTGGAGGATGGAACCCGAATCCAATTGAATGGGATTGCTCATTTTGCGGGTGAAGAGCGTGTATCCATGGTGGTCTACGGTACTGAAGGAACGATTGCCTTGGAAAACTGGGATCAACTATGGAGAGGACGCGTCGGAGAACCTCTTGTTCCCGTCGAAGTTGATGAATCCTTAAGCCAGTTGCCTGTACTTAAACACGTCATAGCCCGTATCCAAGGCCAACCTGCCAAAATATACGATTTCAACGATGGCTATCATGCACAGCTTGTCCTTGAAGCATTGCGTAATCCGGATCAATTCTGA
- a CDS encoding thiamine pyrophosphate-binding protein, which translates to MRTVADYLAEALRNLGVTHVFGIIGKSICPAVLKMVDYGLEFIPGRHESSSGFAASGYALQTGKLGVAFATSGPGGTNLLTAAAHAKANNLPVLFITGHQSIQELGLPQCQDSSSYLADLAEMFRPATLFSKLVERGDHFSTILNHALSIALGPNKGPVHLCLPFDVQTEQLADFRVVLPEPEPLISVSNLNRILPLLQQSSHPLIIAGKGVSRARAHDELLHFAEHFNIPVITSPGGKGAIAWDHPLYHGPCGVGGFPHADELLNQSDLYIVLGSRLSDMTICNLKPENHPAHLIQFDADPTFVGKILHAQTLHITGDLKDNLQFLLGTLTEQPVVPRETTTVDYTVPLPHLPRLSLASILEEMSKLLPYDHKLFVDDGSHGFHAVQRYKVKKPGSFVFDAYFACMGNAIGMAIGAKTAAPEETIVCITGDGCFMMLGTEINTAVCNNLPVIFIVVNNKQLDMALKGMEKTTGRIDGTLFEVPLDAAKFAESLGAVAFRAETRAEFTSALQSAQQLNQVTVIELLTDRDEIPPTAHRTVTLN; encoded by the coding sequence ATGAGAACAGTTGCGGACTATTTGGCAGAAGCTCTGCGTAATTTAGGCGTTACTCATGTCTTTGGTATTATCGGAAAATCCATATGTCCTGCTGTCCTAAAAATGGTCGATTACGGTTTGGAATTCATTCCAGGCCGCCATGAATCCAGCTCAGGCTTTGCCGCATCGGGCTATGCCCTCCAAACAGGCAAACTGGGTGTGGCCTTCGCCACTTCTGGTCCAGGTGGAACCAACTTGCTCACCGCCGCGGCCCATGCCAAGGCTAACAATCTGCCCGTCCTGTTTATTACGGGTCATCAATCCATTCAGGAATTGGGGCTTCCGCAATGTCAGGACTCCTCTTCCTACTTGGCTGATTTGGCGGAGATGTTCCGTCCTGCCACCCTCTTCAGCAAGCTGGTGGAGCGCGGTGATCATTTCAGCACCATACTGAATCACGCCCTTTCCATTGCACTCGGTCCCAACAAAGGTCCGGTGCATCTCTGTCTTCCTTTTGACGTACAAACCGAACAGCTCGCTGATTTCCGGGTTGTCCTCCCGGAGCCAGAACCCCTGATTAGCGTATCCAACCTGAATCGTATCCTCCCCTTACTTCAACAGTCGAGTCATCCTTTAATTATTGCAGGCAAAGGCGTCAGTCGCGCCAGAGCCCATGATGAATTGCTTCATTTTGCCGAACATTTCAATATTCCTGTCATTACTTCTCCCGGAGGAAAAGGTGCCATTGCTTGGGATCATCCTCTATATCATGGACCCTGCGGTGTCGGTGGATTCCCTCATGCAGATGAACTGCTCAATCAAAGTGATCTCTACATCGTACTCGGTTCACGTCTGAGTGATATGACCATCTGTAATTTGAAGCCTGAAAACCACCCTGCACATCTCATTCAATTCGACGCTGATCCTACATTCGTTGGTAAAATACTTCACGCGCAAACCTTACATATCACCGGCGACTTGAAGGACAACCTGCAGTTCTTGCTCGGTACACTGACAGAACAACCTGTTGTTCCAAGAGAGACGACCACTGTGGATTACACCGTACCTCTCCCGCATCTGCCGCGTCTGTCCTTGGCTTCCATCTTGGAAGAAATGAGTAAACTGCTTCCATATGATCATAAACTGTTTGTGGATGATGGCAGTCATGGTTTTCATGCGGTTCAACGATATAAAGTTAAGAAACCCGGCAGCTTCGTGTTTGACGCCTACTTTGCCTGCATGGGCAATGCCATAGGCATGGCTATTGGGGCCAAGACTGCCGCACCGGAAGAAACCATTGTATGCATTACAGGTGATGGTTGCTTTATGATGCTAGGAACCGAGATTAACACCGCTGTATGCAACAATCTGCCGGTCATCTTCATCGTTGTAAACAATAAACAGCTGGATATGGCACTGAAAGGCATGGAAAAAACAACAGGTCGAATTGATGGCACTTTATTTGAGGTTCCCCTGGATGCGGCAAAATTTGCCGAGTCGCTCGGTGCTGTTGCTTTTCGGGCAGAAACACGGGCTGAATTCACATCAGCTCTCCAGAGCGCGCAGCAGCTGAACCAAGTTACTGTCATTGAGCTTCTGACCGATCGCGACGAGATCCCACCCACGGCTCACCGTACCGTGACTTTGAATTAG
- a CDS encoding YheC/YheD family protein: MSSPVLGIMTLYLNEHRALEERSIYRRMILEGRKRGLDIYVFTPADVHSGGKQIEAMVFHSEKGWSREWRSFPDMIFDRCRIQRNRRFQQLLAFREKYGHLLFLNRPLRNKWTIHQTLSAKSAFREHLPDTVLFQDMSDVNRMLKASSLIYLKPINGTGGRGILRIERSGSEANTVLVQGRDQKRRIITPRKVHLSRLGSLLQHWNMKDKYLVQQGIQLQLPNGRVHDYRMLVQKNGEGQWELTGCAGRMGAEKSVTSNLHGGGQAIAMHKLMKQWITDEKERAEINTTAEKFGIDVASFLENTYGALCELALDLAIDKSGRIYLLEVNPKPAREVFARIGEKDTYSKAITQPLEYALWVYNNHPSANRPPHGVKVTKPVKRVKGKSATLKRTRRSRL; the protein is encoded by the coding sequence GTGTCCTCACCTGTTCTGGGCATTATGACGTTGTACTTAAATGAACATCGCGCTCTTGAAGAACGGAGCATATACCGCAGAATGATCCTTGAAGGGCGCAAGCGGGGACTCGATATCTATGTGTTCACACCTGCCGATGTACACTCAGGAGGCAAACAGATTGAGGCTATGGTCTTTCATTCGGAAAAAGGCTGGTCCCGGGAATGGCGTTCATTCCCGGACATGATCTTCGATCGCTGCCGGATACAGCGCAATCGCAGATTCCAGCAACTGCTTGCCTTTCGGGAAAAGTATGGCCATCTGCTCTTTCTAAACCGTCCGCTGCGCAATAAATGGACTATTCATCAAACGCTGTCGGCGAAATCAGCCTTTCGTGAACATCTGCCAGATACCGTTCTGTTTCAGGATATGTCCGATGTGAATCGTATGCTGAAAGCCTCCTCGCTCATCTATCTGAAACCCATTAATGGAACCGGAGGGCGCGGAATCCTTCGCATCGAACGCAGTGGCAGTGAGGCCAATACGGTTCTTGTACAGGGACGGGACCAGAAGCGACGGATCATCACCCCACGCAAAGTCCATCTGTCACGCTTGGGTTCACTGCTTCAGCATTGGAATATGAAAGATAAATACCTTGTTCAGCAGGGAATTCAGCTTCAGCTTCCGAATGGCCGGGTTCATGATTATCGAATGCTGGTCCAGAAGAATGGTGAAGGACAGTGGGAATTAACTGGATGCGCAGGACGTATGGGTGCTGAGAAAAGTGTTACCTCTAATTTGCATGGCGGTGGCCAGGCCATTGCGATGCACAAATTGATGAAACAGTGGATTACCGATGAGAAGGAACGGGCTGAGATCAACACCACTGCCGAGAAATTTGGGATTGACGTTGCCTCATTTCTGGAAAACACCTACGGAGCCTTGTGTGAATTGGCTCTGGATTTGGCGATTGACAAAAGTGGGCGTATCTATCTGCTCGAAGTGAATCCGAAGCCTGCACGTGAAGTATTTGCCCGCATTGGAGAGAAAGATACTTATTCCAAGGCAATTACTCAACCACTGGAGTACGCCTTATGGGTGTACAACAACCACCCAAGTGCGAATCGTCCTCCTCATGGCGTGAAGGTAACTAAACCAGTCAAACGGGTAAAAGGTAAGTCTGCCACCCTCAAAAGGACCAGAAGATCCAGGTTATGA
- a CDS encoding manganese catalase family protein, whose product MWVYEKKLQYPVRVSKCDPHMAKLLAEQYGGADGELAAALRYLNQRYTIPDKIIGLLNDIGTEEFAHLEMIATMIYKLTKDASVQQLEEAGLGPNYAQRDSALFYTNSSGVPFTAAYIASKGDPIADLYEDIAAEEKARATYQWLIDLTDDVDLQDSLKFLREREIVHSLRFREAVEILKDDRETKKIF is encoded by the coding sequence ATGTGGGTGTATGAAAAAAAATTGCAATATCCCGTTCGGGTCAGCAAATGTGATCCTCATATGGCGAAATTGCTGGCGGAACAGTATGGGGGCGCAGACGGAGAACTGGCGGCTGCCCTGCGGTATTTGAACCAGCGGTATACGATTCCGGACAAGATTATCGGGCTGTTGAACGACATAGGCACGGAGGAATTCGCTCACTTGGAAATGATTGCGACAATGATATATAAATTGACAAAAGACGCATCGGTGCAGCAGCTGGAGGAAGCGGGGCTTGGGCCGAATTATGCTCAGCGTGATTCTGCTTTGTTCTATACGAATTCTTCGGGTGTGCCATTTACAGCAGCCTATATTGCCTCGAAGGGAGATCCGATTGCGGATTTGTACGAGGATATTGCAGCGGAAGAGAAGGCACGGGCTACATATCAATGGTTGATCGATCTTACGGATGACGTGGATCTGCAGGACAGTCTCAAGTTTCTGAGAGAACGGGAAATTGTGCATTCCTTGCGTTTTCGTGAGGCCGTAGAGATTCTGAAGGATGATCGGGAGACGAAGAAGATTTTCTGA